A genomic window from Candidatus Denitrolinea symbiosum includes:
- a CDS encoding restriction endonuclease BglII encodes MKIVYEYSHLGGSEILHVRYPSYEREIYDVIARVKGHRTKVSKEKTKKGRALYSPISMNEQFHAAFQERGFVELRDTYTITVPNSAISIAGAYKQVDFVKEKVLVEVQFGKYAFMFYDMAKFQYFFNENKADVGIEIVPCHGLHKEMSSGVSYGEQLVYDIERLKRHFPAVPVKVILIDAD; translated from the coding sequence ATGAAAATCGTCTATGAATATTCCCATCTTGGCGGTTCTGAAATCTTACACGTTCGTTATCCGAGCTATGAACGTGAAATTTATGACGTTATTGCGCGCGTTAAAGGTCATCGAACGAAAGTGAGCAAAGAAAAAACAAAAAAGGGGCGCGCGTTATATTCTCCCATCAGCATGAACGAGCAGTTTCATGCGGCCTTTCAAGAAAGGGGATTCGTAGAATTGCGCGACACATATACAATAACGGTTCCAAATTCCGCTATTTCCATCGCAGGCGCATACAAACAGGTTGATTTTGTTAAAGAAAAAGTTCTCGTTGAAGTTCAATTTGGTAAATATGCTTTCATGTTCTACGACATGGCAAAATTCCAATACTTCTTCAACGAAAACAAAGCCGATGTGGGCATTGAAATAGTTCCCTGTCATGGCTTACACAAGGAAATGTCTTCGGGGGTTTCTTATGGAGAACAATTGGTTTATGACATTGAGCGTTTGAAACGCCATTTTCCCGCCGTTCCCGTGAAAGTTATTCTCATTGATGCGGATTAA
- a CDS encoding peptidase M42 family, with protein MKNLFPINTTQMLDFLVRLLNTPSPTGLADPAIDLIEKELASFPDLKLARTRKGGLVAFWPGLRSDTPRALTAHADTLGAMVKEIKSNGRLRLTKIGGFAWNTVEGEGCWVFASNGRKVRGSILLDTASSHVHGAAVNETKRDDDNMEIRLDAHTASAAETEELGIRVGDFVAFDPRVEVTEGFVRSRHLDDKACVAALTAAIASLAASAQRPAQDAYFLFSNYEEVGHGASAGIPPEVHELVTVDMAAVGAGQTSDEYHVTICLKDSGGPYHHGLSNKLRALADENGIAYKTDIYPYYGSDGEAFWRAGGDVAVALIGPGVDASHNYERTHTDAIIATAQWAMAYLLSE; from the coding sequence ATGAAAAACCTCTTCCCAATCAACACCACCCAAATGCTGGACTTCCTCGTCCGGCTGTTGAACACGCCCTCCCCGACGGGACTGGCCGACCCGGCCATTGACCTGATCGAAAAAGAACTCGCCTCCTTCCCGGACCTGAAACTGGCGCGCACCCGCAAGGGCGGACTCGTCGCGTTCTGGCCTGGCCTCCGCTCCGACACGCCGCGCGCCCTCACCGCCCACGCCGACACGCTCGGCGCGATGGTAAAGGAGATCAAGTCCAACGGGCGCCTGCGGTTGACGAAGATCGGCGGCTTCGCGTGGAACACCGTCGAAGGCGAGGGCTGCTGGGTCTTCGCGTCGAACGGACGCAAAGTGCGCGGCTCGATTCTTTTGGATACCGCCTCGAGTCACGTCCACGGCGCGGCGGTCAACGAGACGAAACGCGACGACGACAACATGGAAATCCGCCTCGACGCGCATACCGCCTCCGCCGCGGAGACCGAGGAACTAGGCATCCGCGTCGGCGATTTCGTGGCCTTCGATCCCCGCGTCGAAGTGACGGAGGGATTCGTCCGCTCGCGTCACCTCGACGACAAGGCCTGCGTCGCCGCGCTGACGGCCGCGATCGCGTCCCTGGCCGCGTCCGCCCAACGTCCCGCGCAGGACGCGTATTTCCTGTTCAGCAACTACGAAGAAGTCGGACACGGCGCCTCGGCGGGAATCCCGCCCGAAGTCCACGAACTGGTCACAGTGGATATGGCCGCGGTCGGCGCGGGTCAGACCTCGGACGAGTATCACGTCACCATCTGTCTTAAGGACAGCGGCGGACCGTACCATCACGGATTGAGCAACAAACTGCGCGCGCTGGCCGATGAAAACGGCATCGCCTACAAGACGGACATCTACCCTTACTACGGCTCGGACGGCGAGGCGTTTTGGCGCGCAGGCGGAGACGTGGCTGTGGCGCTCATCGGCCCCGGCGTGGACGCTTCGCACAACTACGAACGCACCCACACCGACGCGATCATCGCCACCGCGCAATGGGCGATGGCGTATTTGTTGAGCGAGTAA
- a CDS encoding LLM class F420-dependent oxidoreductase — MKLDAALPIVSLKEVPAIAEAAQGIGFDALWTQETQHDPFLPCALIAEHTDRLNFGTAIAVSFARSPANLAYTAWDLAAQSGGRFILGLGTQVKAHVERRFGMPWPESVTGKLREQIQVIRAFWDCWQNGTKLNFRGEYYKITLMSPFFNGGKIENPNIPIYIAGVNTRLAQLAGELCEGFHAHPFHSPRYLREVILPAIQDGTAKSGRGRGDVSVSVTAFVAASPEEEAFARMQIAFYASTPSYRPVMDLHGWGETAEKLSGHAAKGEWAEMPMLITDEMLGEFCLMTTAENLASDLKSRYAGLADRLTLYTPFVPGEKDDWWKALAEAFK; from the coding sequence ATGAAACTCGACGCCGCGCTGCCCATCGTCTCGCTAAAAGAGGTCCCTGCCATCGCCGAAGCCGCGCAGGGAATCGGCTTCGACGCGCTGTGGACGCAGGAGACCCAGCACGATCCCTTCCTGCCCTGCGCGTTAATCGCCGAACACACGGACAGACTCAATTTCGGGACAGCCATCGCGGTCTCGTTCGCGCGTTCGCCCGCCAACCTCGCCTACACCGCCTGGGACCTGGCCGCGCAGTCGGGCGGACGCTTCATCCTCGGCCTCGGCACGCAGGTCAAGGCGCACGTCGAGCGGCGCTTCGGGATGCCCTGGCCCGAATCGGTGACGGGGAAACTGCGGGAGCAGATCCAGGTCATCCGCGCCTTTTGGGATTGCTGGCAGAACGGGACGAAACTCAACTTCCGCGGCGAGTATTACAAGATCACTTTGATGTCGCCGTTTTTCAACGGCGGGAAGATCGAGAACCCGAATATCCCCATCTACATCGCGGGCGTCAACACCCGCCTCGCCCAACTCGCGGGCGAGCTCTGCGAGGGATTCCACGCGCACCCGTTTCACAGTCCGCGCTATTTGCGGGAAGTAATTCTGCCCGCCATCCAGGATGGGACGGCCAAATCGGGACGCGGGCGCGGCGACGTGTCCGTCTCCGTCACCGCGTTCGTCGCCGCCTCCCCCGAAGAGGAGGCCTTCGCGCGGATGCAGATCGCCTTCTACGCCTCGACTCCTTCCTATCGCCCCGTGATGGACCTGCACGGCTGGGGCGAGACCGCCGAGAAGTTATCCGGTCACGCCGCGAAAGGCGAGTGGGCCGAGATGCCCATGCTCATCACCGACGAGATGCTGGGCGAATTCTGCCTGATGACCACCGCCGAAAACCTCGCCTCCGACCTCAAGTCGCGCTACGCGGGCCTCGCCGACAGGCTGACGCTCTACACCCCCTTCGTCCCCGGCGAAAAAGATGATTGGTGGAAGGCACTGGCGGAGGCGTTTAAGTAG
- a CDS encoding ATPase, AAA+ superfamily, with protein sequence MFFDKNKELGYSFAMFTRAYEPLENYLQPGKVLLIYGPRRVGKTTLLQSFLNQTSFKYKLDSGDNIRTQEVLRSQDFKQILSYVEGYDLLAIDEAQNIPNIGMGLKIIVDQLPQMRVVVTGSSSFELAGQIGEPLTGRKRTLTLFPLAQSELASVYNRFELKQRLKDDLVFGAYPEVAQAEAKQAKIEIITEIANSYLVKDILAFDRVKSAKTLMDLLKLLAFQIGSEVSLTEIGTQLGVDYKTIQRYLDLLEKAFVIIRLGGFSRNLRNEVTNKAKYYFLDIGIRNALIAQFNELEHRNDIGQLWENFTFVERLKYRSYRSIYANMYFWRTYSQQEIDLVEEREGKLFGYEAKWSTAKSSAPPKDWTSAYPNARFEIITPENYQDFIMP encoded by the coding sequence TTGTTTTTTGACAAAAACAAGGAGTTGGGGTATAGTTTTGCCATGTTCACTCGCGCATACGAACCATTGGAAAATTATCTCCAGCCCGGCAAAGTGTTGCTCATTTATGGTCCGCGCCGGGTTGGCAAGACCACCCTGCTTCAATCTTTCCTGAACCAAACCTCATTCAAATACAAATTGGATTCTGGCGACAACATCCGCACACAGGAAGTCCTCCGTTCGCAGGATTTTAAACAGATCCTTTCCTACGTGGAAGGATATGATCTGTTGGCAATTGATGAAGCGCAGAATATCCCGAACATCGGGATGGGGCTCAAGATCATCGTTGACCAACTTCCGCAAATGCGCGTGGTGGTCACAGGATCTTCCTCATTCGAGTTGGCCGGGCAGATTGGCGAGCCGCTGACCGGCCGAAAGCGAACGCTGACGCTGTTTCCCCTGGCTCAGTCCGAACTGGCTTCCGTTTACAATCGTTTCGAATTGAAACAACGTCTGAAGGACGACCTCGTATTCGGCGCGTATCCCGAGGTGGCGCAGGCGGAAGCCAAGCAGGCGAAGATCGAAATCATCACTGAAATTGCCAACTCCTATCTTGTCAAAGATATCCTGGCCTTCGACCGCGTCAAAAGCGCAAAGACGCTGATGGACTTATTGAAACTTCTGGCATTCCAAATCGGAAGCGAAGTGTCGCTCACGGAAATCGGGACTCAACTTGGCGTGGATTACAAAACCATCCAGCGTTATCTCGATTTGCTGGAAAAAGCGTTTGTGATCATTCGGCTGGGAGGGTTCAGCAGAAATCTACGGAACGAGGTCACCAACAAGGCAAAATATTATTTTCTGGATATCGGCATCCGCAATGCCTTGATCGCGCAATTCAATGAGTTGGAACACAGAAATGACATTGGTCAATTGTGGGAAAACTTCACGTTTGTGGAACGGCTTAAGTATCGCAGCTATCGGTCCATCTATGCCAATATGTATTTCTGGCGGACGTACAGCCAGCAGGAAATTGATCTGGTCGAGGAACGCGAGGGAAAACTGTTCGGCTATGAAGCCAAGTGGTCAACCGCCAAATCGTCCGCGCCTCCAAAAGATTGGACGAGCGCATACCCCAACGCGCGGTTTGAAATAATTACGCCTGAGAATTACCAGGACTTTATCATGCCGTGA
- a CDS encoding DNA-binding response regulator produces the protein MTKILVIDDEPSITKLVSAYLQPEGYEVHVAADGPSGLKAARAFKPDLVILDVMLPGMDGIELLSRLRRESDVYVILLTARTEETDKIVGLSVGADDYVTKPFSPRELAARVKAALRRLNAGGAVGSERDVLSFRHLHMDAAARTVAVDDRPVELTAIEFNLLKALAENRGRALSREQLLEKVWGGEYFGEMRVVDVHLGHIRQKLGHDDLIATVRGVGYRFDDEPL, from the coding sequence ATGACAAAAATTCTCGTCATTGACGACGAACCCTCGATCACCAAACTGGTCAGCGCGTATCTCCAGCCCGAAGGCTACGAGGTCCACGTCGCCGCGGACGGGCCGTCGGGGTTGAAAGCCGCGCGCGCCTTCAAGCCCGACCTCGTCATCCTCGATGTGATGCTGCCCGGCATGGACGGAATCGAACTGCTGTCGCGCCTGCGGCGGGAGTCGGACGTGTACGTCATCCTGCTGACCGCGCGCACCGAGGAGACCGACAAGATCGTCGGGCTGTCGGTCGGCGCGGACGATTACGTGACCAAACCGTTCAGCCCGCGCGAACTGGCGGCGCGCGTCAAAGCGGCGTTGAGACGTCTCAATGCCGGGGGAGCGGTCGGGTCCGAGCGGGACGTGTTGTCGTTCCGCCATCTCCATATGGACGCCGCGGCGCGCACGGTCGCCGTGGACGACCGTCCCGTCGAGTTGACCGCCATCGAGTTCAACCTGCTTAAAGCCCTGGCGGAAAACCGCGGCCGGGCGCTTTCGCGCGAGCAGCTGCTCGAAAAGGTCTGGGGCGGCGAATACTTCGGCGAAATGCGCGTGGTGGACGTGCATCTCGGCCACATCCGCCAAAAACTGGGACACGACGACCTGATCGCCACCGTGCGCGGCGTGGGATACCGCTTCGACGATGAGCCGCTGTAG
- a CDS encoding signal transduction histidine kinase produces MMEYIRSRLGAKLLMSYLAVILAGALALAVASQFSLRASFNRHMGGMMSGGAGMMTSGPGRGPQLYRDFRAGFNEALIYAALAAVTVGAGLGWFFSRNVTATLGAMSRATQRIAEGSYEERVKVEGRDELAQLAARFNQMTEKLEQVEAMRRRLIGDVSHELRTPLTVIKGSMEGLMDGVLPATRETYQQIHAETDRLNRLVDDLQELSRVEANAYKLEIGAADAASLAQTVYKRLLPQFQARGVSLELDLARDLPPVLADEDRAVQALTNLAGNALQYTPEGGRCVVSARRVNDQVHISVRDTGIGIPTEHLPHIFDRFYRADKSRLRRAGVGSGIGLTIARALVEAQGGRIWAESAGEGQGSVFTFTLPIAK; encoded by the coding sequence ATGATGGAATATATCCGCAGCCGCCTGGGCGCGAAACTTTTGATGTCTTACCTGGCCGTGATCCTGGCGGGCGCGCTGGCGCTGGCGGTCGCCAGTCAGTTCAGCCTGCGGGCCTCGTTCAACCGCCACATGGGAGGGATGATGAGCGGCGGCGCGGGAATGATGACCAGCGGGCCGGGACGCGGTCCGCAACTCTATCGCGATTTCCGCGCCGGCTTCAACGAAGCGCTGATCTACGCCGCGCTGGCGGCCGTGACCGTGGGCGCGGGCCTCGGCTGGTTCTTCAGCCGCAACGTCACCGCCACCCTCGGCGCCATGTCGCGCGCCACGCAGCGGATCGCCGAGGGAAGTTACGAGGAGCGCGTCAAAGTGGAGGGCCGCGACGAACTCGCCCAACTCGCGGCGCGCTTCAACCAGATGACCGAAAAACTCGAACAGGTCGAAGCCATGCGGCGCCGACTCATCGGCGACGTCAGTCACGAACTCCGCACGCCGCTCACCGTCATCAAAGGTTCGATGGAGGGATTGATGGACGGCGTCCTGCCCGCCACGCGCGAAACCTACCAGCAGATCCACGCCGAGACCGACCGCCTCAACCGGCTGGTGGACGACCTGCAGGAACTCAGCCGTGTGGAAGCCAACGCCTACAAACTGGAGATCGGCGCGGCGGACGCGGCCTCCCTCGCGCAGACCGTGTACAAGCGGCTCCTGCCTCAGTTCCAGGCCCGCGGCGTTTCGCTGGAACTCGACCTGGCCCGCGACCTCCCGCCCGTCCTCGCGGACGAAGACCGCGCCGTGCAGGCGCTGACCAACCTGGCGGGGAACGCCCTGCAATACACGCCCGAAGGCGGACGGTGCGTCGTCTCCGCCCGCAGGGTTAACGACCAGGTCCACATTTCCGTGCGGGACACGGGCATCGGGATTCCCACCGAACACCTCCCCCACATCTTCGACCGCTTCTACCGCGCGGACAAATCCCGTTTGCGCCGCGCCGGGGTCGGGAGCGGAATCGGCCTGACGATCGCCCGCGCCCTCGTCGAAGCGCAAGGCGGACGCATCTGGGCCGAGTCGGCGGGCGAAGGACAGGGAAGCGTCTTCACGTTCACGCTGCCAATCGCGAAATAG
- a CDS encoding permease, with protein sequence MPLSELLVTFANNLLPILLIGAAGFLLGRAVSIDARSLGRVIFYFFSPVLVFNLLIHNNLPFGEMALTVGFCLAIFTVMTALAFILSKLFRLDRPTTMAVVLTASLANTGNYGLPLVSFAFGANALAHATIYYVVTSILFNTAGVLIASLGHLDFKQAALGMLKVPTVYAVLLAALLNRFHIALPVPLERAVELAANGTIPMMLVLLGVELTRVQWSHSLRALGLATSLRLLAGPLVGLLLAIPFGLTGAARQGNLVQTATPAAVTNTVLATEYNLDASLVTAIIFIGTILSPLTLTPLLVYLGR encoded by the coding sequence ATGCCCCTCTCCGAACTCCTCGTCACATTCGCCAACAACCTGCTGCCCATCCTGCTCATCGGCGCGGCGGGGTTCCTGCTTGGACGGGCGGTCTCCATCGACGCGCGCAGCCTGGGACGCGTCATCTTCTATTTCTTCAGCCCGGTCCTGGTCTTCAACCTGCTCATCCACAACAACCTGCCCTTCGGCGAGATGGCGCTCACGGTCGGGTTCTGCCTGGCGATCTTCACGGTGATGACCGCGCTGGCGTTCATCCTCAGCAAACTCTTTCGCCTCGACCGTCCCACCACCATGGCCGTCGTATTGACCGCTTCGCTGGCGAACACGGGCAACTACGGACTGCCGCTCGTCTCCTTTGCCTTCGGCGCGAACGCCCTCGCCCACGCCACCATCTACTACGTGGTCACTTCGATCCTGTTCAACACGGCGGGAGTCCTCATCGCCTCGCTGGGACACCTCGACTTCAAACAGGCCGCGCTCGGCATGTTAAAAGTGCCGACGGTCTACGCCGTCCTGCTGGCGGCTTTGCTCAACCGCTTCCACATCGCCCTGCCCGTCCCGCTCGAACGCGCCGTGGAACTCGCCGCCAACGGGACCATCCCAATGATGCTCGTCCTGCTGGGCGTGGAACTGACGCGCGTCCAGTGGTCGCACAGCCTGCGCGCCCTCGGCCTCGCCACAAGCCTCCGCCTGCTGGCGGGCCCGCTGGTCGGACTCCTGCTCGCCATCCCGTTCGGGCTGACGGGCGCGGCGCGCCAGGGCAACCTCGTCCAAACCGCCACGCCGGCCGCGGTCACCAACACCGTGCTGGCGACCGAATACAATCTGGACGCCTCCCTCGTCACTGCCATCATCTTCATCGGCACGATTCTCAGCCCTCTCACGCTCACGCCCTTGCTGGTATATTTGGGGAGGTAA
- a CDS encoding acylphosphatase has translation MPPANDLVRAHVWVKGRVQGVGFRAYVEFSARQAGVAGWVRNVGYDTVEAVAEGGRADVERFVEWMKQGPRASRVDESRAEYGEATGEFQGFEVRRSM, from the coding sequence ATGCCGCCCGCAAATGACCTCGTCCGCGCGCATGTGTGGGTGAAGGGACGCGTGCAGGGCGTGGGCTTCCGCGCCTACGTGGAATTTTCCGCGCGGCAGGCGGGCGTCGCGGGCTGGGTGAGGAACGTCGGCTACGATACGGTGGAAGCGGTCGCGGAGGGCGGACGCGCCGACGTGGAGCGCTTCGTCGAGTGGATGAAGCAGGGGCCGCGCGCGTCGCGGGTGGACGAGTCCAGGGCGGAATATGGCGAAGCGACGGGTGAATTTCAGGGGTTCGAGGTAAGGCGGAGCATGTAA
- a CDS encoding very short patch repair endonuclease translates to MTDTFSRKQRSDVMRAVKSKGNRSTEIKLIEIFKSHRITGWRRNSTLAGRPDFVFPEKRIAVFADGCFWHGHNCRNVTPSEHAEYWRKKIARNKARDRAVTKELTQKGWKVVRIWECEIRKGRTRKLKAAGLISGRESDSKENA, encoded by the coding sequence ATGACGGACACTTTTTCCAGAAAACAGCGTTCGGACGTGATGAGGGCGGTGAAATCGAAGGGCAACCGGTCAACGGAAATCAAGTTGATCGAGATTTTCAAGTCTCATCGCATCACCGGCTGGCGGCGGAATTCCACCCTCGCCGGGCGCCCGGACTTCGTCTTCCCTGAAAAACGGATAGCGGTTTTCGCGGACGGTTGTTTTTGGCATGGTCACAATTGCCGGAACGTCACCCCATCTGAACACGCGGAATATTGGCGGAAGAAGATCGCGCGGAACAAAGCCAGAGACAGGGCGGTTACGAAAGAACTGACCCAAAAGGGCTGGAAAGTGGTCAGGATTTGGGAGTGCGAGATCAGGAAGGGACGGACGCGGAAACTTAAGGCGGCAGGACTTATTTCGGGACGGGAGTCCGACTCGAAGGAAAACGCCTGA
- a CDS encoding DNA (cytosine-5-)-methyltransferase: MRNDDNLIRFVDLFCGIGGFRIAAEQVFSKYGLASRCVFSSDIDPGARAAYHANFGEYPSGDITQVHENDIPDHDILFAGFPCQPFSIIGNGRGFDDTRGTLFFDIARILAAKKPRGFILENVKRLIGHNKGETLKQILHVLRDELGYTVYYQSLNALDYGLPQKRERVIIVGLDRPAAFQFPPKQETFTPLSEILEKDVPEKYYASDYIREKRWAEHTPDVSPSIWHENKAGHISSYPFSCALRAGASYNYLLVDGERRLTPREMLRLQGFPDSFKIVVTEWQARRQAGNAVPVNIVRAVLESFLPVLLDGSLAAAPPKSMRAK; encoded by the coding sequence ATGCGAAACGACGACAATCTCATCCGCTTTGTGGATTTGTTCTGCGGCATCGGCGGATTCAGGATCGCCGCGGAGCAGGTCTTCTCGAAATACGGCCTGGCTTCCCGATGCGTTTTTTCGAGCGATATTGACCCCGGCGCGCGCGCGGCCTATCACGCCAACTTTGGCGAGTATCCTTCAGGCGACATCACGCAGGTCCACGAAAACGACATCCCCGACCACGACATTTTATTTGCGGGTTTTCCCTGCCAGCCCTTCAGCATCATAGGGAACGGCAGAGGCTTCGACGACACCCGCGGCACGTTGTTTTTCGACATCGCCAGGATTTTGGCGGCGAAAAAGCCGAGGGGATTTATCCTTGAGAACGTCAAGCGGTTGATCGGCCACAACAAAGGCGAGACGTTGAAGCAGATCCTGCACGTTCTGCGCGACGAGTTAGGATATACGGTCTATTACCAATCGCTGAACGCTTTGGATTACGGCTTGCCCCAAAAACGGGAGCGGGTGATCATCGTCGGGTTGGACCGGCCGGCCGCGTTTCAATTCCCGCCGAAGCAGGAGACGTTCACCCCGTTGAGCGAGATTCTCGAAAAAGACGTACCCGAAAAATATTACGCCTCCGATTACATCCGCGAAAAAAGATGGGCCGAACACACGCCGGACGTGAGTCCTTCCATCTGGCACGAGAACAAGGCCGGGCATATCTCCTCCTATCCGTTTTCGTGCGCGTTACGGGCAGGCGCGTCTTACAATTATTTGCTCGTTGACGGGGAACGCCGATTGACCCCGCGGGAAATGCTTCGCTTGCAGGGCTTTCCTGATTCGTTCAAGATCGTCGTGACGGAATGGCAGGCCCGCAGGCAGGCCGGGAACGCGGTCCCGGTGAACATCGTCCGGGCGGTCCTTGAATCGTTTTTGCCCGTCCTGCTGGACGGCAGCCTGGCGGCCGCGCCGCCAAAATCCATGCGCGCAAAATGA
- a CDS encoding cold shock protein, CspA family translates to MSERYVGTVKWFNATKGYGFIGRENGEDVFVHFSALQMDGYKKLDADQKVEFSIEEGPKGLQAAEVKLVS, encoded by the coding sequence ATGTCTGAGCGTTATGTCGGCACCGTCAAGTGGTTCAATGCCACGAAAGGTTATGGCTTCATTGGCCGTGAGAATGGCGAGGATGTCTTCGTCCATTTCTCCGCGTTGCAGATGGACGGCTACAAAAAGCTGGACGCGGACCAGAAGGTGGAATTCTCCATCGAAGAAGGTCCGAAAGGATTGCAGGCGGCAGAAGTAAAGCTGGTCTCATAA
- a CDS encoding NAD(P)H-nitrite reductase, large subunit: MTRYLILGMGVAGIAAAEAIRSTAPGAEILLLSDDPFGYYSRPGLAYYLTGEMAEKQLFPFTIGDFHKLHSRYVQGRATAIFRGERQIEVDGKNRISYDRLLIAVGARALPLTVPGAHLEGVLKLDHMGDARQILQASRRAKHAAVVGGGITALELAEGLLSQRVKTTYLLRGDRYWSSVLDEQESLIVEERLREQGVELIRRAELLEAFGRRGRVEGIRLLDGRALRCDLLAYAIGIQPRVELARDAGLAVDKGILVNECLQTNDPDIFAAGDAAQAYDPLTGRSIIDSLWNPAREQGRVAGLNMAGKKTAYLKSVPFNVTRLAGLTTTIIGAIGRGGRDEDLVGIARGDSETFRSLPDAILAQSGFDVNHLRLMIGRKTLLGALVMGDQTLSMPLQKMIADEADITPIRSRLLARDTRIADVVAEFWKEWSKTPAAA; this comes from the coding sequence ATGACGCGTTATCTCATCCTGGGCATGGGCGTGGCCGGGATCGCCGCGGCGGAGGCGATCCGCTCCACGGCGCCGGGCGCGGAAATCCTTCTGCTCAGCGACGATCCGTTCGGCTACTACTCGCGCCCAGGACTGGCTTATTACCTGACGGGGGAGATGGCCGAAAAGCAATTGTTCCCGTTTACCATAGGCGACTTCCATAAGCTGCATAGCCGATATGTGCAAGGGCGCGCCACCGCGATTTTCCGCGGCGAACGCCAAATCGAAGTGGATGGGAAGAACCGCATCTCTTATGATCGCCTGTTGATCGCGGTTGGCGCGCGGGCGCTTCCCTTGACCGTCCCCGGCGCGCATCTCGAAGGCGTGCTTAAACTGGACCACATGGGCGACGCCCGCCAGATCCTTCAGGCCAGCCGCAGGGCCAAACACGCGGCCGTGGTGGGAGGCGGCATCACCGCGTTGGAACTGGCAGAAGGATTGCTCTCGCAAAGAGTGAAGACAACCTACCTTCTGCGCGGCGACCGTTACTGGAGCAGCGTGCTGGACGAGCAGGAATCGTTGATCGTGGAGGAACGCCTCAGGGAGCAGGGGGTGGAACTGATCCGCCGCGCCGAGTTGCTCGAAGCGTTCGGCAGGCGCGGCCGCGTGGAGGGAATCCGCCTGCTGGACGGGCGCGCGCTTCGCTGCGACCTGCTGGCGTACGCCATCGGCATCCAGCCACGCGTGGAACTGGCAAGGGACGCGGGCCTCGCGGTGGATAAGGGCATTCTCGTCAACGAATGCCTGCAGACCAACGATCCCGATATTTTTGCGGCAGGCGATGCGGCCCAGGCCTATGATCCTCTGACCGGCCGCTCCATCATCGACAGCCTTTGGAATCCCGCCCGTGAGCAGGGACGCGTGGCAGGCCTCAATATGGCGGGGAAGAAGACCGCCTACCTCAAGTCTGTGCCGTTCAACGTGACGCGCCTCGCGGGGTTGACGACCACCATCATCGGCGCGATCGGGCGCGGCGGACGCGACGAGGATCTGGTCGGAATCGCCCGCGGCGACAGCGAAACGTTCCGCTCGCTGCCAGACGCCATCCTGGCGCAATCGGGGTTTGACGTGAATCATTTGCGCCTGATGATCGGCAGGAAAACCCTGCTTGGCGCGCTGGTGATGGGCGACCAAACCCTGTCCATGCCGCTGCAAAAAATGATCGCGGACGAGGCAGACATCACGCCTATTCGCAGCCGCCTGCTGGCGCGCGACACGAGGATTGCCGATGTGGTGGCGGAGTTTTGGAAGGAATGGTCGAAGACGCCGGCGGCCGCGTAA